The DNA region AAGAACCCTTTACCTAAATTAGCAATAGAATTTAAGAATGTGGTTTTAGGATCTTCCACCTTAGCACTACCACTGCCACAGCTCATAAGTAAAAATAAAGTCATCAATAACGCACTTAAAGTAATTCTTTTCATTATCACGTGCCTCCTTTTTTACTCAAGGGGATAAGACATAAATAAAAGGAAAACGGTTCTCATGAAGAGAAAAGTTTTCCTCAAATGACTTTATTTAGTTATGTTTATTGTTATTAAATACTCTTTAGTACTGACTATTAGTTCTTCTTAGTTTCAGGAGTCTGATTATCAGTAGTTACAGTAGTATCAGTAGTATTAAATTTAATAGCATCTTTAACTGTTTTAAGACCCAAATCAATAGTATTTCTTATAGCAATAATAAGAGTACCCAAAGCCTTAGTTACTGCACTTGATGCTGTTCCTTTAATTTCAGAAGAAACAGCCCCTTGATCATCAGCACTTGCATTAGCAAATTTACCATCTTTAGCCATTGCTCGCAGTACAATACCTCCTGCTATAACCGCATCTTTAGGTCTGCCAGTAGCGTTAACAGCTGCAACATTATTCTTAGCTAATTTAGCAGCATCACCATCATCTTTAACAATAGCTTTTAGAATATCAGCCCCAGTCACAGCCCCAACAGCTTTAGCAGCATCAGCTGCTGACTTCTTAGTTTGACCGACATCCCCAGCATTACCAGTACCAACAAATAATTTAGTTGCTTCACCATCACCAGCATTGCCCTCAGACCTTTGCCCCCCATCTTCAGCTTTTTTATCAGTACCAGCCTCAGCATTTCCTTTGTCTTTAAGTACCACGTCTACAATTGATTTGACGCCCCTAATTAAATTTTCAACACTATCAGACTTCGCACCAGAACCATGAGAAGTATTATCACCAGCACCCTTATCAGAAATATTACCAAGCAACTCATCACCTATAGTACCAATAGCCTCACTAGCAGTTTTAGCTCCATCAATTATTTTATCAAGAGTGGTTGTAACTAAATTAGTTACAGCAGTTTCAACTGCAGAAGAATTAGGATTATTTTCAGATTTCATATCAGCAACAATTTTCTCAAGGGCTGTCTTAGTAGATGAAAGAGTATCATGTACTTTCTTAAAGTAAACTCCAACATCAGACTTTTTAGTATTAGTATCAAAACCTAAAACCCCTCCAACCATATCAGAAAGGGAAGTGAAAACATTTAAGAAGTCATTACTTAAACTAATAACTGACTTTAAGAATCTACTCTGAGGATCCTCAGCCTTAGTACCCCCACTGCCACAACTAAGAAGTAAAAATAAAGTCATTAATAATGCACAAAAAGTAATTCTTTTCATTATCACGTGCCTCCTTATTACTAAAGGGGATAAGATATAGATAAAAGGAAAACAAATCTCATGAAGAGAAATAGTTTTCCTCAAATGACTTTATTTAGTTATGTATGTTTTATTAATAATTATTTATTGTTTTTGTCCACCAGTTGCTGCTTCTGCAGGTGTAGTAGAATCTAAAGATTTATCTTCTTGTGTAACTGTAGCAAGAGCATCACTTATTGTCTTTAATCCACTATCAACAGTATTTCTAATAGCAATAATAAGAGTACTTAAAGTCTTACCAACAACACTTGCCGCTGCACCATTAACTGCATGAGCAGACTTCTCTTCATCCTTAGCAGCAAGTTTACCACCCTTAGCCATAGCTCTTAAAGCAATACCCGCAGCAATAACTGCGTCCTTTTGTGCTGCTGCATCTTTAATTTCTTTCTTGTTGTTAACAGCCGGAGCAATAGCAATCTCTGCTGCATCTGTAGCTTTTTCAATGCCCTCAGTACTATTCGCAGTAGGATCTTCTTTAGATTTAGCAATAGCTTTTAGGATGTCAGCACCAGTTACGGCACCAATACTAGCTGATGCTTTTGCAATATTTTCTTCTTTAGCATCATCTTTTTTTCCATCAAACAACTTCCCAATGTCCTTTTTATCATCTTCTGCAGTCTTAGTAGCCTCTGCATTTCCCTCATTGTCTTTTAAAACCACATCAACAATAGTCTTAATCCCTTTAACCAGTGAAACAACTGACTCCTTGCTAGCAGGAGTAGCCCCATGTCCAGCTGAAATAATAACATCACCAGTAGCCCCAGTAGCAGCTGTTTTAGCCCCATCAGCGATCTTGTCTAATGTGCCTGTGATAAACTTATCAACAACTGATTTAAGTTTTGAGTAATTTCCATTAGTAGCAACTTCATCTTGTAACTTTTTTTTAACTGTGTTCATAGTAGTTTCAATAGAAGTGAAATACTGACCAATGTCAGATTTCTTAGTCTCAGCCTTAATGCCAAAGGCACCAGCAACCATATCAGAAAGAGAAGTAAAAACATCTAAGAACCCTTTACCTAAATTAGCAATAGAGTTTAAGAAAGTGGTTTTAGGATCTTCCACCTTAGTACTACCACTCCCACAACTAAGAAGTAAAAATAAAGTCATCAATAACGCACAAAAAGTAATTCTTTTCATTATTACCTGCCTCCTTATTTATTCAGAAGGACTAGATAAAAAACAAAAGGAAAACGAATCTTATGAAGAGAAATGTTTTCCTCAAATGACTTTATTATTTAGATTATTTAATTAGATAATTTATTTAGTAGCAGCAGATTGAGTAGTACTAGCTTCGGTTGTTTCTGTAGTAATCTCAGAGTACTGTATCCCCTTAACAGCTTTTCCTACTTTATCTAGTTCTCTTGATACTGTTTTCTTAATTATCAAATCAAGTATTCCTAATACCTTATTTACAGCAATTACAGCAGCAGCTTTAACTGCATCAGCTTCATTATTAGCAGCATTAGCACTAAGTTTACCACTTTTAGTCATTGCCTTAAGGGCAACTGCTGCTGCTAGGTCGGCATTAGTAGCAGCTTTAGCACCATTAGCATCAGCAGCATTAGCACCAGTAGCTAATTCTCCTGCATTATTATCAGCACCAGCAGTAAGTTGTTCAGTTTTAGTCTTAGCATCCTTTATCTTTGCAATCATCGCCCATGGATCTGCTTTAGCTACTTCTTCAGCTAGCTTAGGACCAGCTCCAGCACCTGCAGCAGCATTAGCATTAATAGTAGCAGTTGCAGTTCCCGCACCATTGGCTACCGGACTACCGGCATTCCCAGCATCAATCTTTATTCCAGACTTATCTGCTACATCAATAATTTCTTTAACTCCTACAATTATAGCTTCAACACTATCTTTATTAGCTGGTGCTGAAGCACCAGCACTAGCGGTATCACCAATCAGAGAATCGTCCTTAGTTACACCAGCAAGCTTAGTTACAGAAGTAATTAATTTATCAAAGACATCATTTACACCTTTAATTGCACCCTTAACAGCTTCAATTGTACTACCATCAGCATTTTTTGCTTCAGATATTTTATTTGATAGCTCATTTAA from Borrelia parkeri includes:
- a CDS encoding variable large family protein, with translation MKRITFCALLMTLFLLLSCGSGGTKAEDPQSRFLKSVISLSNDFLNVFTSLSDMVGGVLGFDTNTKKSDVGVYFKKVHDTLSSTKTALEKIVADMKSENNPNSSAVETAVTNLVTTTLDKIIDGAKTASEAIGTIGDELLGNISDKGAGDNTSHGSGAKSDSVENLIRGVKSIVDVVLKDKGNAEAGTDKKAEDGGQRSEGNAGDGEATKLFVGTGNAGDVGQTKKSAADAAKAVGAVTGADILKAIVKDDGDAAKLAKNNVAAVNATGRPKDAVIAGGIVLRAMAKDGKFANASADDQGAVSSEIKGTASSAVTKALGTLIIAIRNTIDLGLKTVKDAIKFNTTDTTVTTDNQTPETKKN
- a CDS encoding variable large family protein: MKRITFCALLMTLFLLLSCGSGSTKVEDPKTTFLNSIANLGKGFLDVFTSLSDMVAGAFGIKAETKKSDIGQYFTSIETTMNTVKKKLQDEVATNGNYSKLKSVVDKFITGTLDKIADGAKTAATGATGDVIISAGHGATPASKESVVSLVKGIKTIVDVVLKDNEGNAEATKTAEDDKKDIGKLFDGKKDDAKEENIAKASASIGAVTGADILKAIAKSKEDPTANSTEGIEKATDAAEIAIAPAVNNKKEIKDAAAQKDAVIAAGIALRAMAKGGKLAAKDEEKSAHAVNGAAASVVGKTLSTLIIAIRNTVDSGLKTISDALATVTQEDKSLDSTTPAEAATGGQKQ